From the genome of Herpetosiphonaceae bacterium:
GGCTGAGGTGCCGGTCGCGCTCGCAGTGGCGCTGGCTTCGGCAACAATCGTGGTCGACGAGACAGCACCCGATACGCGGGTGGGAACAGTCGCGCTCGGTCCAGGCGAGCCGCCTCCTGAACACGCGGCCAGCCCAATCAGCGCCGCGCCGAGCAGCAGCCTCATGCTGCGATAGTGGTTCAATCCATGCATATGTACTCCTTGCTGCTGCTGACAGCCCGCCATAGCGATCGTACCTCAATCCATAACAAACAATGCTGCTCAAGACCTCATCGTGAGCGGCGTGACGTTTGGGCAAGCCGGACGCTAGCGAACTACGAAGTAGATCACGAACGCCAGCGAGACGATCCACAGCAGCAGCGGCACCTCGCGGGCACGTCCGCTGACCACCCGCAAAAAGACGTAGGTGATAAAGCCAGCGCCGATGCCATTGGTGATCGAGTAGGTCAGCGGCATGACGATCAGCGTCATCAGCGCCGGAAATCCGTCCAGCAGATCGGTGACATCGATCTCGCGGATCGCGGCGAACATCAAGAAGCCGACGATGATCAGCGCGGGCGCGGTCGCCTCGGCGGGCACCAGGCCCGCAAAGGGCGCGAGCGCGAGCGCCAGCAAAAAGAGCAGGCCCGTCACCACCGAGGCCAGCCCGGTACGCGCGCCTTCCGCCACGCCCGCCGCCGACTCGATGTAGGTTGTCACCGACGAGACGCCGAACAGGCCGCCCATCGCCGCCGCCAGCGAGTCCACCAGCAGCACGCGGTTGGCTCCCGGCAGACGGCCCTCGTCGTCGAGGAATCCGGCCTCCTCGCCCACCCCGACGATCGTGCCCATCGTGTCGAAGAAATCCGAGAGCATCAGCGAGAAGATCACCAGCAGCGCCGCGACCAGGCCCAGGCCCTTGGCGGCGGCCTGCGGGCTATTCAGCACCGTGAAGTTGAAGCCCGCGCCGATCGTGCTGAAGTCGGGCAGCGTGAAGCTGAGCTGAGAAAGATCCGCCGCCGTCGGCGAGGTGGCCGAGACAGCAGCGCCCGGCACTACCAGCTTGATCACAATCGCGATCAGCGTCGTCAGCAGGATGCCGATCAGCAGCGCCGCCTTGACCCGCAGCGACATCAGCCAGAGCGTCAGCAGCAGGCCGGTCAGCGCCAGGATCACCGACAGATTGGCGAATGTACCGAGCGTCACAGGCGTGCCCGGTGTGCCC
Proteins encoded in this window:
- a CDS encoding NCS2 family permease, whose product is MSTTARGANTSWLARYFRFAERNTDLRTEVVGGITTFFVMAYIIFVNPFILTLNGGAQPPVVPPFNALVTATCLAAAIATIAMGLYTNYPFAAASGLGLNAVVAFDLIATRGLSWQAAMGVIFLEGVLITVLMLTGFREAVLNAVPLTLKRAISVGIGLFILFIGLVNAGLVRVPVETITVTGNATLSGPTPLGALAAQGVRLGTPGTPVTLGTFANLSVILALTGLLLTLWLMSLRVKAALLIGILLTTLIAIVIKLVVPGAAVSATSPTAADLSQLSFTLPDFSTIGAGFNFTVLNSPQAAAKGLGLVAALLVIFSLMLSDFFDTMGTIVGVGEEAGFLDDEGRLPGANRVLLVDSLAAAMGGLFGVSSVTTYIESAAGVAEGARTGLASVVTGLLFLLALALAPFAGLVPAEATAPALIIVGFLMFAAIREIDVTDLLDGFPALMTLIVMPLTYSITNGIGAGFITYVFLRVVSGRAREVPLLLWIVSLAFVIYFVVR